A genomic stretch from Lathyrus oleraceus cultivar Zhongwan6 chromosome 2, CAAS_Psat_ZW6_1.0, whole genome shotgun sequence includes:
- the LOC127123063 gene encoding uncharacterized protein LOC127123063 translates to MAEPQGEAPPPPAERLLGDYGGANAPTGRLTIVNQLINVDHFQLHSSTIRQLERRPFSRKINEDANKHLQRFLTMTTSLKIEGHSEEAKKLVMFPFTLSEDAEEWFYSLPAGSITTWKQMETTFLNEYFPASVYIRRRD, encoded by the exons ATGGCTGAACCACAGGGTGAAGCCCCACCACCTCCTGCAGAAAGACTTTTGGGTGACTATGGGGGTGCAAATGCTCCTACTGGAAGGTTAACAATTGTGAACCAACTGATAAATGTTGATCACTTTCAGCTGCACTCGTCAACGATTCGTCAACTCGAGAGAAGACCGTTCTCcagaaaaatcaatgaagatgcTAACAAGCATTTACAAAGATTTCTGACAATGACGACATCGTTGAAAATTGAGGGACACTCAGAAGAAGCTAAAAAGTTGGTTATGTTCCCGTTTACACTGTCGGAAGATGCCGAAGAGTGGTTTTACTCTTTACCCGCGGGAAGCATAACAACTTGGAAACAAATGGAGACAACATTCCTGAATGAGTACTtccctgcttctgtgtatatcc GTAGAAGAGATTAA
- the LOC127123062 gene encoding uncharacterized protein LOC127123062, producing the protein MGAQSSQFQEETRSNLRNTGASIKNLEVQMSQIAQQLVGSQTPGALPSATVTNPREHNNMSVVTTRSGKAKEVPEKDDEQEDQLLEVDLEIKENEGVSEKVTVPEPVAKEKVSESKPVVKLPFPTRNKKKEKHEKNFEKFLEMFKNLEINIPFLEALEQMPSYAKFMKYIISKKRSTDTDSIVLTETCSAILQGMKIR; encoded by the coding sequence ATGGGAGctcaaagttctcaatttcaaGAGGAGACTAGAAGTAATTTGAGAAACACTGGTGCTTCAATAAAAAATCTGGAAGTGCAAATGAGTCAGATTGCTCAACAACTTGTGGGTTCGCAAACACCAGGTGCATTACCGAGTGCTACAGTAACGAATCCAAGAGAGCATAATAATATGAGTGTTGTTACCACAAGGAGTGGTAAGGCAAAAGAAGTCCCTGAAAAAGATGATGAACAAGAAGAccaattgcttgaagttgattTGGAGATAAAAGAGAATGAAGGTGTTAGTGAAAAGGTGACAGTACCTGAACCGGTGGCTAAAGAAAAAGTTAGTGAATCAAAGCCGGTTGTCAAACTCCCGTTCccaacaagaaataagaagaaagagaAACATGAAAAGAACTTTGAAAAGTTCTTGGAGATGTTCAAAAATCTTGAAATCAACATTCCGTTCTTGGAGGCACTTGAGCAAATGCCCTCTTATGCTAAATTCATGAAATACATTATTTCAAAAAAGAGGAGCACTGACACTGACTCTATTGTACTaaccgaaacttgtagtgctattttgcagggtatgaagattcgATAA